The following coding sequences lie in one Desulfatiglans anilini DSM 4660 genomic window:
- the recB gene encoding exodeoxyribonuclease V subunit beta, producing the protein MSAAPLFDLAHSPLDGVNLIEASAGTGKTYAITGLFLRLLLEKGLPVSDILVVTFTEAATAELKDRIRRRLREAEAWLAGEGGDDPFLEALFADAARPEDLRRRLRLAVTGFDEAAIFTIHGFCQRMLYEKAFESGVLFDTELRPDLTTLNREGVEDFWRRHFYAAHPFFVQYLIEEGVEVKTFLELLQKRMVHPGLRILPDAPEVEARFAAALGRAEALRAQLEELWRRAEGDVREILQTGDRLMRNRYNPEKVPGWCAAFGRSLAKGVNGLLRSEELRRFSAETIQTALKKGKTAPDHPFFDLCAEAETARLELRETCEQMLLGFKRRLFDEVPQTIAAFKRELNIQSFDDLLLRVYHALHSSAGPALTTGVRARFKAALIDEFQDTDPIQYGIFDAVFGGGNAVLFLIGDPKQAIYGFRGADVFAYMQAAREAGRRYTLGENWRSEPDLVRAVNTFFEASPEPFLFEEIPFQPVAPAAAKVHEGLRLEAPEGERAPFQLWFMEPPGGGWQWPKGEGREAVQEAVTAGIVRLLQLGREGRAAIGSRSLQEKDIAVLVRRNIEARRLQERLREAGVQSVLYSTGNLFDAPEALEMERILAACLEPENERLLKAALVTRALGVRGDELYARREDEVWWEAVLGRFRTLHEIWRGRGLLTMFRHLLLEGRGLERLAALPDGERRCTNFLHLAEVLHTAAVERRRSMEGTLKWLRDRRDSSTPRLEEHQLRLESDRDAVTLITVHRAKGLEWPVVFCPFMWDGTRSPKEKEPILFHDTGRGGGLTLDLGSDAWKENRLLAEREDLAEGCRLLYVALTRARNRCTFVWGRFKDGDRSAPAYILHNAGLPGEDRKDAKAKADPPPEDGEADSFREALEALTGRAGGAIHLDDHPPAQAGELPPPAGAAPAEAAARRVSRRVERAWALTSFSSLTAMFDEGEGGARDVDSSAEGGPDDIPAEPEEAGPPEGGFAFPRGARAGTCLHAVMEHLDFSPAARDTLGPLVREQLALHGFEPVWEEPVAAMIQRVLEVPLEDGEAPFTLSEVGRAERLNELGFYFPLKPVSPQLLRTVFARHGARMPSSRFPEALGRLTFAPVQGFMRGFIDLVFKRAGRYYLVDWKSNFLGARVEDYGPDRMLREMESSFYILQYHLYAVALNRYLALRLPGYRYEAHFGGVYYVFMRGVDPSRGGRYGVFRDKLSFELIEDLTVNLLAGEP; encoded by the coding sequence ATGAGCGCTGCACCCCTGTTCGATCTCGCGCACAGCCCCCTCGACGGCGTCAACCTGATCGAGGCGAGCGCCGGCACGGGGAAGACTTACGCGATCACGGGCCTCTTTCTCCGCCTGCTGCTCGAAAAGGGGCTCCCGGTGAGCGATATCCTGGTCGTGACCTTTACCGAGGCGGCCACGGCGGAGCTCAAAGACCGCATCCGGCGGCGGCTCCGTGAGGCTGAGGCGTGGCTTGCCGGGGAGGGGGGAGACGACCCGTTCCTCGAGGCGCTCTTTGCAGACGCCGCCCGCCCAGAGGATCTGCGCCGGCGCCTGCGCCTCGCGGTGACAGGCTTCGACGAGGCGGCGATCTTTACCATCCACGGATTCTGCCAGCGGATGCTGTATGAAAAGGCCTTCGAAAGCGGCGTCCTTTTCGACACGGAATTGAGACCCGACCTGACGACCCTCAACCGCGAGGGGGTCGAGGATTTCTGGCGGCGCCATTTCTACGCGGCCCACCCCTTCTTCGTGCAGTACCTCATCGAGGAGGGAGTGGAGGTAAAGACCTTCCTGGAACTGCTTCAAAAGCGCATGGTGCATCCGGGCCTCCGCATCCTTCCCGACGCACCGGAGGTGGAGGCCCGCTTCGCGGCGGCACTGGGGCGCGCCGAAGCGCTGAGGGCGCAGCTCGAGGAGCTCTGGAGGCGGGCCGAAGGGGATGTTCGCGAGATCCTCCAGACGGGCGACCGCCTGATGCGCAACCGGTACAACCCGGAGAAGGTCCCCGGCTGGTGCGCGGCGTTCGGCCGAAGCCTGGCCAAAGGCGTGAACGGTTTGCTGCGCTCGGAGGAGCTCCGGCGCTTCAGCGCCGAGACCATCCAGACGGCCCTCAAAAAGGGGAAGACCGCGCCCGATCACCCCTTCTTCGATCTGTGCGCGGAGGCGGAAACGGCGCGCCTGGAACTGAGGGAGACCTGCGAACAGATGCTGCTCGGCTTCAAGCGGCGCCTGTTCGACGAGGTCCCGCAGACGATCGCGGCGTTCAAACGGGAGCTGAACATCCAGTCGTTCGACGATCTTCTCCTCAGGGTTTACCACGCACTCCATTCGAGCGCCGGCCCGGCGCTCACCACAGGTGTGCGGGCCCGCTTCAAAGCCGCCCTGATCGACGAGTTCCAGGACACCGATCCGATCCAGTACGGGATCTTCGACGCCGTCTTCGGGGGAGGGAACGCCGTCCTCTTCCTCATCGGGGACCCGAAGCAGGCCATTTACGGCTTCCGGGGTGCGGATGTCTTCGCCTACATGCAGGCCGCCAGGGAGGCCGGGAGGCGCTACACCCTCGGCGAGAACTGGCGGAGCGAGCCCGATCTCGTCAGGGCCGTGAATACCTTCTTCGAGGCCTCGCCGGAGCCCTTTCTCTTTGAGGAGATTCCGTTTCAGCCGGTTGCGCCGGCGGCGGCGAAGGTGCACGAAGGGCTCAGGCTGGAGGCCCCGGAAGGGGAGCGGGCGCCTTTTCAGCTCTGGTTCATGGAGCCTCCCGGCGGCGGGTGGCAGTGGCCCAAGGGGGAGGGGAGGGAGGCCGTTCAGGAGGCGGTGACGGCCGGGATCGTCCGGCTGCTGCAGCTTGGAAGGGAAGGCCGGGCCGCGATCGGCAGCCGGTCGTTGCAGGAAAAGGACATCGCCGTGCTGGTGCGCCGCAATATCGAGGCGCGGCGGCTGCAGGAGCGGCTGCGCGAGGCCGGGGTCCAGAGCGTACTCTACAGCACCGGTAACCTCTTCGACGCCCCGGAGGCCCTCGAGATGGAGCGGATCCTCGCGGCCTGCCTCGAGCCTGAAAACGAACGGCTGCTGAAGGCCGCCCTCGTCACCCGGGCGCTGGGAGTGCGCGGCGACGAGCTCTATGCCCGCCGCGAGGACGAGGTCTGGTGGGAGGCGGTGCTCGGGCGCTTCCGGACCTTGCACGAGATCTGGCGTGGCCGCGGTCTTCTGACCATGTTCAGGCATCTCCTTTTGGAGGGCAGGGGGCTGGAGCGGCTTGCGGCGTTGCCGGACGGCGAGCGGCGCTGCACCAACTTTCTGCACCTGGCCGAGGTGCTGCACACAGCGGCCGTCGAAAGGCGGCGCAGCATGGAGGGGACCCTCAAGTGGCTTCGCGATCGGCGCGACTCCTCGACCCCCCGGCTGGAAGAGCACCAGCTGCGCCTCGAAAGCGACCGGGATGCGGTCACCCTGATTACGGTGCACCGCGCGAAGGGGCTCGAGTGGCCCGTGGTCTTCTGTCCGTTCATGTGGGACGGCACCCGTTCCCCGAAGGAGAAGGAGCCGATCCTCTTCCATGACACGGGGCGCGGCGGGGGCCTGACCCTGGACCTCGGCAGCGATGCCTGGAAGGAGAACCGCCTGCTGGCCGAACGGGAGGATCTCGCGGAGGGATGCCGGCTGCTCTACGTGGCGCTTACGCGCGCGCGCAACCGCTGCACCTTTGTCTGGGGGCGGTTCAAAGACGGGGACAGATCTGCGCCGGCCTACATTCTTCACAACGCGGGCCTGCCCGGTGAGGACCGAAAGGACGCAAAGGCGAAGGCGGACCCGCCGCCCGAAGACGGCGAGGCCGACAGCTTCCGGGAGGCGCTCGAGGCGCTCACGGGCAGGGCCGGCGGCGCGATCCATCTGGATGACCATCCACCCGCACAGGCGGGCGAGTTGCCGCCGCCGGCCGGGGCCGCTCCCGCGGAGGCTGCTGCACGCCGGGTCAGCAGGCGGGTGGAGCGCGCGTGGGCGCTCACGAGCTTTTCCTCCCTCACGGCGATGTTCGATGAAGGGGAAGGGGGTGCCCGCGACGTCGATTCATCCGCGGAGGGCGGGCCCGATGATATTCCTGCAGAGCCCGAAGAGGCGGGCCCGCCCGAGGGCGGTTTCGCCTTCCCGCGGGGGGCGAGGGCCGGCACCTGCCTGCACGCCGTGATGGAGCACCTGGATTTTTCGCCGGCGGCGAGGGATACGCTCGGTCCGCTCGTCCGGGAACAGCTCGCCCTCCATGGCTTCGAACCCGTATGGGAAGAGCCGGTTGCGGCGATGATCCAGCGCGTCCTCGAGGTGCCGTTGGAAGACGGGGAAGCGCCCTTTACCCTTTCGGAGGTCGGGCGGGCGGAGCGGCTGAACGAACTGGGTTTCTATTTTCCGCTCAAACCGGTGAGCCCCCAGCTCCTCCGCACCGTCTTTGCCCGCCACGGGGCGCGGATGCCGTCGAGCCGCTTTCCGGAGGCCCTCGGCCGCCTGACTTTCGCCCCGGTGCAGGGCTTCATGCGGGGGTTCATCGACCTCGTCTTCAAGCGCGCCGGCCGCTACTACCTCGTCGACTGGAAGTCGAACTTCCTGGGCGCCCGGGTGGAAGACTACGGCCCCGACCGGATGCTGCGGGAGATGGAGTCGTCCTTCTACATCCTCCAGTATCACCTCTACGCGGTGGCGCTGAACCGCTATCTCGCGCTGCGCCTGCCCGGCTACCGCTACGAGGCCCATTTCGGCGGGGTCTATTACGTCTTCATGCGTGGTGTGGATCCTTCCCGCGGCGGCCGCTACGGGGTCTTTCGGGACAAACTGTCTTTTGAACTGATCGAAGACCTGACCGTGAACCTGTTGGCAGGTGAACCATGA
- the recC gene encoding exodeoxyribonuclease V subunit gamma, translated as MQTSNQPRPRLIVSNRLEALVEQLAAALEAPLSSPMAAETIVVQSQGMAHWLSMQLARRLGVCANVRFPFPNALVEELFRKVMPAIPESSPFEPGVMTWRIMKVLGGFVNAPGADSLKAYLGRGDDPLKALQLADRIADTFDQYLLFRPEMMLAWETGEDAQWQAELWRRIRADAPAVHRAALAKRFFEAIDALPERPPGFPERIAVFGISALPPFHLHVLRAAARWAELNVFLLNPCREYWGDIVSEREAGRLSRRSARPVEDLHLEGGNSLLASMGTLGRDFLDLLQEQDLKETACFGPEDPATLLGRVQGDILALREGSGEVDAAGRPVKRQVAAEDDSIRIHACHGPLREMEVLHDVLLDLFERDPGLEPSDVLVMAPDIESYAPYIRAVFEQPGEGASPKIPFSIADQGLRREGRLVEPFLAILALAGGRFPASEVLEVIECPAVLAAFDLEEGDLGPIRRWVRESGIRWGIDGENRREKGLPPFPENTWQSGLDRLLLGYAMPGHGELLFEGILPYDELEGAEAAVLGSLAEFVDRLFRHVRELVRPRSLEDWSRDLGLLLDDLFSPGPDDEAEMLVIRGALQRFLAEAECAGYGDAVDVRTIRWVLARSFGRQGFGYGFMNGGVTFCAMLPMRSVPFKVICMAGLNHDAFPRSVRPPGFDLMAARPRRGDRSRRNDDRYLFLETLISARRNLILTYVGRSAQDNSPIPPSVLVMELLDYLETHFEASPGQPPRGREPAQPGKKEGAGAAGMTETCLNVHHLQAFHPEYFTGGARLFSYGVVQAAAARRLQGERRPPGPFIAGPLPEEAGEEARELTIEDLKSFVVNPARFLLQSRLQLVLEEAEGRLEDRELFELEGLERYNLRVELLSAREAGRDAGRVYAAARAAGRLPHGPMGRAFFDAVDMEAEVFWEKTAPYLADGPSSPLEVDLSLGGLRLTGRLTAVYSGGLVHYRPARLKARDRLRLWIEHLAAFSLGEAGLPGRSVLAALEKSGKALAWAGRAYTPPKDAAGLLARLLVCHRRGLEHPLPFFPESSMAFAEGVLKKGERREAALKRARRQWEEDAFSKGECTDPYFDLCFGGGDPLDKAFQDLALDLCGPLLEHEEKLS; from the coding sequence TTGCAGACCTCAAACCAGCCACGCCCCAGGCTTATCGTCAGCAACCGCCTCGAGGCGCTCGTGGAGCAGCTTGCCGCCGCCCTCGAAGCCCCGCTGTCATCGCCCATGGCCGCAGAGACGATCGTCGTCCAGAGCCAGGGCATGGCGCACTGGTTGTCTATGCAGCTTGCCCGGCGGCTCGGGGTCTGCGCCAACGTGCGCTTTCCGTTCCCGAACGCCTTGGTGGAGGAGCTTTTCCGAAAGGTGATGCCTGCGATCCCGGAATCCTCCCCCTTCGAACCGGGTGTCATGACCTGGAGGATTATGAAGGTTTTAGGCGGATTCGTCAACGCCCCCGGCGCCGATTCGCTGAAGGCGTACCTCGGGCGGGGCGACGATCCGCTCAAGGCGCTGCAGCTGGCGGACCGCATCGCGGACACCTTCGATCAGTATCTGCTCTTCCGCCCGGAGATGATGCTTGCGTGGGAGACGGGAGAGGATGCGCAGTGGCAGGCCGAGCTTTGGCGCCGGATCCGTGCGGATGCGCCGGCCGTGCATCGGGCCGCTCTCGCGAAACGGTTTTTTGAAGCGATCGATGCCCTCCCGGAACGGCCGCCGGGGTTTCCCGAGCGGATCGCGGTCTTCGGGATCTCGGCCCTGCCCCCCTTCCACCTGCACGTTTTGCGGGCGGCCGCGCGCTGGGCCGAACTGAACGTCTTCCTCCTCAACCCGTGCCGCGAATACTGGGGGGATATCGTGAGCGAGCGCGAGGCCGGGCGGCTCTCACGACGCTCGGCCCGGCCGGTGGAAGACCTGCACCTGGAGGGCGGCAACAGCCTCCTCGCCTCTATGGGCACCCTGGGGCGCGACTTCCTGGACCTCCTCCAGGAGCAGGACCTAAAGGAGACAGCCTGCTTCGGGCCGGAGGACCCGGCGACGCTTCTCGGCAGGGTTCAGGGCGATATCCTCGCTCTCCGGGAAGGTTCCGGAGAGGTGGATGCCGCCGGCCGGCCCGTCAAGCGGCAGGTGGCCGCAGAGGATGACTCCATCCGGATCCATGCCTGCCACGGGCCGCTCCGGGAGATGGAGGTGCTGCACGATGTCCTTCTGGATCTCTTCGAGCGCGACCCTGGGCTCGAACCCTCCGACGTCCTCGTCATGGCGCCGGATATCGAGTCCTACGCGCCTTACATCCGCGCCGTCTTCGAGCAGCCGGGCGAGGGGGCGTCGCCGAAGATCCCCTTCAGCATCGCGGATCAGGGCCTGCGGCGGGAGGGGAGGCTGGTGGAGCCCTTCCTCGCGATCCTGGCGCTTGCGGGCGGGCGATTCCCGGCCAGCGAGGTCCTGGAGGTCATCGAGTGTCCCGCGGTCCTGGCGGCTTTCGATCTCGAAGAAGGCGACCTCGGTCCGATCCGCCGCTGGGTCCGGGAGAGCGGCATCCGCTGGGGGATCGACGGGGAGAACCGCCGCGAAAAGGGGCTGCCGCCCTTCCCGGAAAACACCTGGCAATCCGGGCTGGACAGGCTCCTCCTGGGATACGCCATGCCGGGGCACGGCGAACTCCTCTTCGAGGGGATTCTCCCCTACGATGAACTGGAGGGGGCCGAGGCGGCGGTCCTCGGCAGCCTGGCCGAGTTTGTCGACCGCCTTTTCCGGCACGTGAGGGAACTCGTCCGCCCCCGCTCGCTCGAAGACTGGTCGCGGGACCTCGGGCTGCTCCTGGACGACCTTTTCAGTCCGGGCCCGGACGACGAGGCGGAGATGCTCGTTATCCGGGGGGCGCTCCAGCGCTTCTTGGCGGAGGCGGAGTGTGCCGGTTACGGGGATGCGGTCGATGTCCGCACCATCCGCTGGGTTCTGGCGCGCAGCTTCGGCCGTCAGGGCTTCGGCTACGGGTTCATGAACGGCGGGGTGACCTTCTGCGCCATGCTCCCTATGCGGAGCGTTCCCTTCAAGGTGATCTGCATGGCGGGCCTGAACCACGACGCCTTTCCCAGGTCGGTGCGTCCGCCGGGCTTCGACCTCATGGCCGCCCGGCCGCGGCGGGGGGACCGCTCCCGCCGCAACGACGACCGCTACCTTTTCCTCGAGACCCTGATCTCCGCCCGGCGGAACCTGATCCTGACCTACGTGGGGCGGAGCGCGCAGGACAACAGCCCCATCCCGCCGTCGGTACTGGTCATGGAACTGCTGGACTACCTGGAGACGCATTTCGAAGCATCGCCGGGGCAGCCGCCGCGCGGCCGCGAGCCGGCCCAGCCCGGAAAGAAGGAAGGGGCGGGGGCGGCCGGCATGACTGAAACCTGTCTCAATGTCCACCATCTGCAGGCCTTTCACCCCGAGTACTTCACGGGCGGCGCCAGACTTTTCAGCTACGGAGTGGTTCAGGCCGCGGCCGCCCGGAGGCTTCAGGGGGAGCGTCGCCCGCCTGGCCCCTTCATCGCCGGACCGCTCCCCGAGGAGGCCGGCGAGGAGGCGCGGGAGCTGACCATCGAGGACCTGAAATCCTTCGTCGTGAATCCGGCCCGGTTCCTTCTGCAGAGCAGGCTCCAACTGGTGCTGGAGGAGGCGGAGGGCCGGCTGGAGGACCGGGAGCTTTTCGAACTGGAAGGGCTCGAGCGCTACAACCTGCGGGTGGAACTTCTTTCGGCCCGTGAGGCCGGCAGGGATGCGGGACGCGTCTATGCGGCCGCCCGCGCGGCCGGCCGGCTTCCGCACGGGCCGATGGGAAGGGCCTTCTTCGACGCGGTCGACATGGAGGCGGAGGTCTTCTGGGAAAAGACCGCCCCCTATCTGGCTGACGGCCCTTCCTCCCCACTGGAAGTGGATCTTTCCCTCGGCGGCCTCAGGCTCACGGGGCGGCTTACAGCCGTTTACTCCGGGGGGCTCGTGCATTACCGGCCCGCCCGACTGAAGGCCCGCGACCGTCTCCGGCTGTGGATCGAACACCTGGCGGCGTTCAGCCTCGGTGAAGCGGGCCTGCCCGGGCGGAGCGTCCTGGCCGCGCTCGAAAAGAGCGGCAAGGCCCTGGCATGGGCCGGCCGGGCCTACACCCCACCCAAGGATGCGGCGGGTCTGCTGGCGAGGCTTTTGGTCTGTCACCGGCGCGGCCTGGAGCACCCTCTGCCGTTTTTCCCGGAATCGTCCATGGCCTTTGCCGAGGGGGTCTTGAAAAAGGGCGAGCGGCGCGAGGCGGCCCTCAAACGCGCCCGGCGGCAGTGGGAGGAGGACGCCTTTTCGAAGGGGGAGTGCACCGACCCCTATTTCGACCTGTGCTTCGGCGGAGGCGACCCCCTGGACAAGGCCTTTCAGGATCTGGCCCTGGACCTCTGCGGGCCGCTGCTCGAGCATGAGGAGAAGCTTTCATGA
- a CDS encoding acetoacetate--CoA ligase: protein MAKLLWEPSEQRIQSSNMYRFMQHVNRRFGKTFDEYPSLYAWSVQNIPDFWAAFWEFSGVIASEPYREVIDDLSKMPGAKWFSGARLNFAENLLRYRDDRTALIFKSEGRETIRWTYRRLYEETAALAAALKRVGVAPGDRVVGFMPNMPQTTAAMLAAVSLGAVWSSCSPDFGIKGVLDRFGQIKPTVLFTADGYPFKGKTFDSLARVAEILEDLPSTRQVVVVPYTQDRPDIGAVPRAVLYDDFKEASPPPEMEFAQLPFDHPLYIMYSSGTTGLPKCMVQSTGGILVHHLKELMLHTDLKREDTIFYFTTCGWMMWNWLTSSLALGATLVLFDGNPFHPAADALWELAQDEKITVFGTSAGYLAALENAGVKPGHAFDLGPLRALLSTGSPLPVEGFEFVYRDIKQDLQLASIAGGTDLNGCFALGNPMGPVYAGELQCRGLAMKVEAFDDNGRSVIDQKGELVCTAPWPSMPIYFWDDPDGSKYHAAYFDVYPNVWRHGDFIEINDRGGVVIYGRSDATLNPGGVRIGTAEIYRQVEQFKEVEDSLVVGQDWKNDVRVILFVKTAPGCMLDDDLKARLRSTIRTNASPRHVPAKILAVPDIPYTLNMKKVELAVKKTIQGQPVLNKDALRNPESLDFFAGLGELQSD, encoded by the coding sequence ATGGCGAAGCTTCTGTGGGAACCGTCTGAGCAGCGCATCCAGTCCAGCAATATGTACCGTTTTATGCAGCACGTCAACCGCCGCTTCGGGAAGACCTTCGACGAATACCCTAGCCTCTATGCCTGGTCCGTCCAGAACATCCCCGACTTCTGGGCCGCCTTCTGGGAGTTCAGCGGCGTGATCGCCTCCGAACCCTACCGCGAGGTGATCGACGACCTGTCCAAAATGCCGGGCGCCAAATGGTTCTCCGGGGCGCGGCTGAACTTTGCCGAAAATCTCCTGCGCTACCGCGACGACCGCACGGCGCTGATTTTCAAGAGCGAAGGCCGCGAGACCATCCGCTGGACCTACCGGAGGCTGTACGAAGAGACCGCCGCCCTTGCCGCCGCCCTGAAGCGGGTCGGCGTCGCGCCGGGCGACCGCGTGGTCGGGTTCATGCCCAATATGCCCCAGACCACGGCCGCCATGCTGGCCGCCGTCAGCCTCGGGGCCGTCTGGTCCTCCTGCTCACCCGATTTCGGGATCAAAGGCGTCCTCGACCGCTTCGGCCAGATCAAACCCACGGTCCTCTTCACCGCCGACGGCTATCCCTTCAAGGGCAAGACCTTCGACTCGCTCGCCCGCGTGGCGGAGATCCTCGAGGACCTCCCCTCGACCCGGCAGGTCGTGGTGGTCCCCTACACCCAGGACCGCCCGGACATCGGCGCCGTCCCCAGGGCCGTCCTCTATGACGATTTCAAGGAGGCCTCCCCGCCCCCGGAGATGGAGTTCGCCCAGTTGCCGTTCGATCACCCGCTCTACATCATGTACTCCTCGGGGACGACCGGGCTCCCCAAGTGCATGGTGCAGAGCACCGGCGGCATCCTGGTGCACCACCTGAAGGAGCTGATGCTCCACACGGACCTCAAGCGCGAGGACACCATCTTCTACTTCACTACCTGCGGCTGGATGATGTGGAACTGGCTGACGAGCTCGCTCGCCCTGGGGGCCACGCTGGTGCTCTTCGACGGCAACCCGTTCCACCCGGCGGCGGACGCCTTGTGGGAGCTCGCGCAGGACGAGAAGATCACCGTCTTCGGAACCAGCGCCGGGTACCTCGCGGCGCTCGAAAACGCCGGCGTCAAGCCCGGGCACGCCTTCGACCTCGGCCCCCTGCGGGCCCTGCTTTCCACCGGCTCTCCGCTGCCGGTCGAGGGCTTCGAGTTCGTCTACCGCGACATCAAACAGGACCTCCAACTGGCCTCCATCGCCGGGGGCACCGACCTGAACGGCTGCTTCGCCCTCGGGAACCCCATGGGGCCGGTCTACGCCGGGGAGCTCCAATGCCGCGGCCTCGCCATGAAGGTGGAGGCCTTCGACGACAACGGCCGGAGCGTCATCGACCAAAAGGGCGAACTCGTCTGCACCGCCCCCTGGCCGTCCATGCCGATCTACTTCTGGGACGATCCCGACGGCTCCAAGTACCACGCGGCCTACTTCGACGTCTACCCGAACGTCTGGCGACACGGGGACTTCATCGAAATCAACGACCGCGGCGGGGTCGTCATCTACGGGCGCTCGGACGCCACCCTGAACCCCGGAGGCGTGCGCATCGGCACGGCGGAGATCTACCGGCAGGTTGAGCAGTTCAAGGAGGTGGAAGACAGTCTCGTGGTGGGGCAGGACTGGAAGAACGACGTGCGGGTGATCCTTTTCGTGAAGACCGCGCCGGGTTGCATGCTCGACGACGATCTGAAGGCGCGGCTGCGCAGCACCATCCGCACCAACGCCTCCCCGCGGCACGTCCCGGCCAAGATCCTGGCGGTCCCGGACATCCCGTACACCCTCAACATGAAAAAGGTCGAACTGGCGGTCAAGAAGACGATCCAGGGCCAGCCCGTCCTCAACAAGGACGCGCTCAGGAACCCCGAATCCCTCGATTTCTTCGCCGGCCTGGGGGAGCTGCAGAGCGATTAG
- a CDS encoding carbon-nitrogen hydrolase family protein, whose amino-acid sequence MRICIAQINYSSENIHRHYERITGIIEAHRSCDLIVFPELILHGHPSFERPEGFLYRKMKVVYSTISRDLYRFVERAGARVIIGELKRKGDDYFNVATYIDGGRIESYVKSHVHWTEHFVPGTRLKVFDSPFGGIGVNICFDAAFSEVWRVLALKGAWIVVNIAAVPGTFPVENMWRRFTGAAVFNQIFVVYANRPGGYFGGYSAVFGPRGERLANAGADEEVFEVEIDPARVIEWRREEDIYANRRPLLYRDITHRHKA is encoded by the coding sequence ATGAGAATCTGCATCGCCCAGATCAATTACAGCTCGGAGAACATCCATCGCCACTACGAGCGCATCACCGGGATCATCGAAGCCCACCGTTCGTGCGATCTGATCGTCTTTCCGGAGCTGATCCTGCACGGGCACCCGTCCTTCGAGCGTCCGGAGGGGTTTCTCTACCGTAAGATGAAGGTCGTTTACAGCACGATTTCGAGAGACCTCTACCGGTTCGTCGAGCGCGCGGGCGCCCGTGTCATCATCGGGGAGTTGAAACGAAAAGGGGATGACTACTTCAACGTCGCCACCTACATCGACGGAGGGCGGATCGAAAGCTATGTCAAGAGCCATGTCCATTGGACGGAACATTTCGTCCCCGGGACGCGCTTGAAGGTTTTCGATTCGCCGTTTGGCGGCATCGGGGTCAATATCTGCTTCGATGCCGCCTTTTCGGAGGTATGGCGGGTGCTGGCGCTGAAGGGGGCATGGATCGTGGTCAATATCGCAGCGGTTCCAGGGACCTTTCCCGTGGAGAACATGTGGCGGCGCTTTACGGGTGCGGCGGTCTTCAACCAGATCTTCGTCGTTTACGCCAACCGCCCGGGCGGCTACTTCGGCGGCTACAGCGCCGTGTTCGGACCGCGCGGGGAGAGGTTGGCGAACGCCGGTGCGGACGAGGAGGTGTTCGAGGTGGAGATCGACCCCGCCCGGGTGATCGAGTGGCGGCGGGAGGAGGATATCTACGCCAACCGGCGGCCGCTCCTTTACCGCGACATCACCCACCGGCACAAAGCGTAG